GCTGGGCGATCTGGGGCTATGTGCAGGGCGCGTTGCTGGTCAAACGCCTGCACGACGTAAATCGCTCCGGCTTCTGGGCGCTGGCGGTGGGTGCGGCCCTGGTGATCGGCGGGATCGTGTTCAGCTTCATCGGCGACACAGAGGGTACGCCCTCGGCGCTGCGTCTGGTCGGATTCTCCGTGCCCATGGCCTGCGCCACGGGCTTCACCCTGGGCCTGCTGGCCTTCGTCGGTTCCAAGCCGGGCTCCAGCCGCGACAACCGCTTCGGCGAACCGCCCGAATACCTGGCCGAATACTAG
This genomic stretch from Phenylobacterium sp. LH3H17 harbors:
- a CDS encoding DUF805 domain-containing protein — translated: MGGVLFSFTGRIGRAAFLLSSGGLFLLLLIYQYLTGGWVLNYLGWAIWGYVQGALLVKRLHDVNRSGFWALAVGAALVIGGIVFSFIGDTEGTPSALRLVGFSVPMACATGFTLGLLAFVGSKPGSSRDNRFGEPPEYLAEY